In Mustelus asterias chromosome 16, sMusAst1.hap1.1, whole genome shotgun sequence, one DNA window encodes the following:
- the cnot8 gene encoding CCR4-NOT transcription complex subunit 8 isoform X3: MPAAEEDHSQIIREVWANNLEEEMRKIRLIIQKYNYIAMDTEFPGVVVRPIGEFRSTVDYQYQLLRCNVDLLKIIQLGLTFMNEKNQYPPGTSTWQFNFKFNLTEDMYSQDSIDLLRTSGLQFKKHEEEGIETSYFAELLMTSGVVLCDNVKWLSFHSGYDFGYLIKLLTHSRLPEEEQEFFDILHLFFPAIYDVKYLMKSCKNLKGGLQEVAEQLELERIGRQHQAGSDSLLTGMAFFRMRELFFEDNIDDTKYCGHLYGLGSGLTNNHNGTAGTSEEETNSKQH, from the exons ATGCCGGCCGCCGAAGAAGACCACAGTCAGATAATCCGTGAGGTATGGGCAAATAACCTGGAAGAAGAGATGAGGAAAATTCGCCTGATTATTCAGAAATACAACTATATAGCGATG GATACCGAGTTTCCTGGTGTTGTGGTAAGACCAATTGGAGAATTCCGTAGCACTGTAGATTACCAGTACCAGCTTCTGCGATGTAATGTGGACTTGCTGAAAATCATCCAGCTAGGATTAACGTTCATGAATGAGAAAAACCAGTATCCTCCTGGAACCTCTACTTGGCAATTCAACTTTAAATTCAATCTTAC gGAGGACATGTACTCACAAGATTCGATAGATCTGCTGAGAACTTCTGGGCTCCAATTCAAAAAACATGAAGAAGAAGGAATTGAAACCTCTTACTTTGCAGAGTTGCTCATGACATCTGGGGTGGTGCTGTGTGACAATGTTAAATGGCTTTCATTTCACAG TGGTTATGATTTTGGCTACTTGATCAAACTTCTAACCCATTCACGACTACCAGAAGAAGAGCAAGAGTTCTTTGATATCCTGCATTTGTTTTTCCCTGCTATCTACGATGTGAAGTATCTGATGAAAAGCTGTAAAAACCTTAAG GGCGGTCTGCAAGAAGTTGCTGAACAGCTGGAGCTGGAGAGAATTGGACGACAGCATCAAGCAGGCTCGGATTCACTACTGACGGGCATGGCTTTCTTCAGAATGAGGGAG TTATTTTTTGAAGACAACATTGATGACACAAAGTACTGTGGACATTTGTATGGTCTTGGATCAGGTTTAACTAACAACCACAATGGGACAGCTGGGACATCTGAAGAAGAAACCAACAGCAAACAGCACTGA
- the cnot8 gene encoding CCR4-NOT transcription complex subunit 8 isoform X2 translates to MMEHLLDHLYSKLKQTRLCPSANFGNLFKMPAAEEDHSQIIREVWANNLEEEMRKIRLIIQKYNYIAMDTEFPGVVVRPIGEFRSTVDYQYQLLRCNVDLLKIIQLGLTFMNEKNQYPPGTSTWQFNFKFNLTEDMYSQDSIDLLRTSGLQFKKHEEEGIETSYFAELLMTSGVVLCDNVKWLSFHSGYDFGYLIKLLTHSRLPEEEQEFFDILHLFFPAIYDVKYLMKSCKNLKGGLQEVAEQLELERIGRQHQAGSDSLLTGMAFFRMRELFFEDNIDDTKYCGHLYGLGSGLTNNHNGTAGTSEEETNSKQH, encoded by the exons TGCCCATCCGCCAACTTTGGCAACCTCTTCAAGATGCCGGCCGCCGAAGAAGACCACAGTCAGATAATCCGTGAGGTATGGGCAAATAACCTGGAAGAAGAGATGAGGAAAATTCGCCTGATTATTCAGAAATACAACTATATAGCGATG GATACCGAGTTTCCTGGTGTTGTGGTAAGACCAATTGGAGAATTCCGTAGCACTGTAGATTACCAGTACCAGCTTCTGCGATGTAATGTGGACTTGCTGAAAATCATCCAGCTAGGATTAACGTTCATGAATGAGAAAAACCAGTATCCTCCTGGAACCTCTACTTGGCAATTCAACTTTAAATTCAATCTTAC gGAGGACATGTACTCACAAGATTCGATAGATCTGCTGAGAACTTCTGGGCTCCAATTCAAAAAACATGAAGAAGAAGGAATTGAAACCTCTTACTTTGCAGAGTTGCTCATGACATCTGGGGTGGTGCTGTGTGACAATGTTAAATGGCTTTCATTTCACAG TGGTTATGATTTTGGCTACTTGATCAAACTTCTAACCCATTCACGACTACCAGAAGAAGAGCAAGAGTTCTTTGATATCCTGCATTTGTTTTTCCCTGCTATCTACGATGTGAAGTATCTGATGAAAAGCTGTAAAAACCTTAAG GGCGGTCTGCAAGAAGTTGCTGAACAGCTGGAGCTGGAGAGAATTGGACGACAGCATCAAGCAGGCTCGGATTCACTACTGACGGGCATGGCTTTCTTCAGAATGAGGGAG TTATTTTTTGAAGACAACATTGATGACACAAAGTACTGTGGACATTTGTATGGTCTTGGATCAGGTTTAACTAACAACCACAATGGGACAGCTGGGACATCTGAAGAAGAAACCAACAGCAAACAGCACTGA
- the cnot8 gene encoding CCR4-NOT transcription complex subunit 8 isoform X1: MMEHLLDHLYSKLKQTRLVHEQLLLNTITMCPSANFGNLFKMPAAEEDHSQIIREVWANNLEEEMRKIRLIIQKYNYIAMDTEFPGVVVRPIGEFRSTVDYQYQLLRCNVDLLKIIQLGLTFMNEKNQYPPGTSTWQFNFKFNLTEDMYSQDSIDLLRTSGLQFKKHEEEGIETSYFAELLMTSGVVLCDNVKWLSFHSGYDFGYLIKLLTHSRLPEEEQEFFDILHLFFPAIYDVKYLMKSCKNLKGGLQEVAEQLELERIGRQHQAGSDSLLTGMAFFRMRELFFEDNIDDTKYCGHLYGLGSGLTNNHNGTAGTSEEETNSKQH; this comes from the exons TGCCCATCCGCCAACTTTGGCAACCTCTTCAAGATGCCGGCCGCCGAAGAAGACCACAGTCAGATAATCCGTGAGGTATGGGCAAATAACCTGGAAGAAGAGATGAGGAAAATTCGCCTGATTATTCAGAAATACAACTATATAGCGATG GATACCGAGTTTCCTGGTGTTGTGGTAAGACCAATTGGAGAATTCCGTAGCACTGTAGATTACCAGTACCAGCTTCTGCGATGTAATGTGGACTTGCTGAAAATCATCCAGCTAGGATTAACGTTCATGAATGAGAAAAACCAGTATCCTCCTGGAACCTCTACTTGGCAATTCAACTTTAAATTCAATCTTAC gGAGGACATGTACTCACAAGATTCGATAGATCTGCTGAGAACTTCTGGGCTCCAATTCAAAAAACATGAAGAAGAAGGAATTGAAACCTCTTACTTTGCAGAGTTGCTCATGACATCTGGGGTGGTGCTGTGTGACAATGTTAAATGGCTTTCATTTCACAG TGGTTATGATTTTGGCTACTTGATCAAACTTCTAACCCATTCACGACTACCAGAAGAAGAGCAAGAGTTCTTTGATATCCTGCATTTGTTTTTCCCTGCTATCTACGATGTGAAGTATCTGATGAAAAGCTGTAAAAACCTTAAG GGCGGTCTGCAAGAAGTTGCTGAACAGCTGGAGCTGGAGAGAATTGGACGACAGCATCAAGCAGGCTCGGATTCACTACTGACGGGCATGGCTTTCTTCAGAATGAGGGAG TTATTTTTTGAAGACAACATTGATGACACAAAGTACTGTGGACATTTGTATGGTCTTGGATCAGGTTTAACTAACAACCACAATGGGACAGCTGGGACATCTGAAGAAGAAACCAACAGCAAACAGCACTGA